The Streptomyces sp. NBC_01197 genome window below encodes:
- a CDS encoding AAA family ATPase, producing the protein MNAPAGASKPPALKLKTRKPTGIVPWPLILIEGEEGAGKTYSAAQFSASERIGQMYWIDLDEGSADEYAAIEGANYLIIEHDGTYRDILEQVEAVHAEARRAAAAGEPPVVLTIDSGSALWRMLTNWTYERGRRTRKNRKLLQEDPDAAFDIGRNLWNDAVERWSRIVYLLRTLPGIAIILARGKQVSATDDNGQPIQSQTEWKVSAQKDLGFDSTCWVRMKRDADPQIVKVRSLRMRVEQRKPLTLRDFSIEDLVFNGLGCSIESQPRVMPALSGDLVQPWLTRIAELTDKETLGAVWRSVPDPANRLSRDEIATVRAATEQRAAELDNPRSEMGDGPLADADKLRAAAKRKAAEQDADAEQ; encoded by the coding sequence GTGAACGCACCCGCGGGCGCCTCAAAGCCGCCCGCCCTCAAGCTCAAGACCCGCAAGCCGACCGGCATCGTTCCGTGGCCGCTGATCCTCATCGAAGGGGAAGAAGGCGCCGGCAAGACCTACTCGGCGGCCCAGTTCTCCGCCTCCGAGCGCATCGGCCAGATGTACTGGATCGACCTCGATGAGGGATCGGCCGACGAGTACGCGGCGATCGAGGGAGCAAACTACCTGATCATCGAGCACGACGGCACCTATCGGGACATCCTCGAACAGGTCGAGGCCGTGCACGCCGAAGCGCGGCGTGCGGCAGCAGCCGGAGAACCGCCGGTCGTCCTGACTATCGACTCCGGGTCGGCCCTGTGGCGAATGCTGACCAACTGGACGTACGAGCGGGGCCGCAGGACACGCAAGAACCGGAAGCTACTGCAGGAGGACCCCGACGCCGCTTTCGACATCGGCCGGAACCTGTGGAACGACGCGGTCGAGCGGTGGAGCAGGATCGTCTACCTGCTCCGTACTCTCCCCGGCATTGCCATCATCCTGGCCCGCGGCAAACAAGTCAGTGCCACGGACGATAACGGCCAGCCGATCCAGAGCCAGACGGAGTGGAAGGTCTCAGCCCAGAAGGACCTGGGTTTCGACTCCACCTGCTGGGTGCGCATGAAGCGCGACGCCGACCCGCAGATCGTCAAGGTGCGGTCCCTGCGCATGCGCGTGGAGCAGAGGAAGCCCCTGACCCTGCGGGACTTCAGCATCGAGGACCTGGTCTTCAACGGCCTGGGCTGCTCTATCGAGTCCCAGCCGCGCGTCATGCCCGCGCTGTCCGGAGACCTGGTTCAGCCGTGGCTGACCCGCATCGCCGAACTCACGGACAAGGAAACCCTCGGCGCGGTGTGGCGCTCCGTCCCCGACCCGGCCAACCGCCTCAGCCGGGACGAGATCGCCACTGTCCGTGCCGCCACAGAGCAGAGGGCGGCCGAGCTGGACAACCCACGTTCGGAGATGGGCGACGGCCCACTGGCCGACGCCGACAAGCTCCGCGCCGCCGCCAAGCGGAAGGCCGCCGAGCAGGACGCGGACGCCGAGCAGTGA
- a CDS encoding peptidoglycan-binding protein, giving the protein MTDPWLPGAERHPLRDTAPTDKQYPPKVLWHITWDKNATASKPADLVPFSNLVRYFTGGGSSAAPHLLWDPFSGRIAQFYPATSRSKSVVDLAGGTRTNRAGKVVIQVETLFFPHCRVGGKTYATVADTPCKGLDKILAWTGGWGVPDTWPMGKPTWKANRSERVWETKGGHYGHGQAPENGHTDPGPMPNWPSKSPQAPKPKPKPTPHPFPGASAFGPGKSNAHILLLGQQLVRKGFGSHYKVGPSKDWGEADRLNVAAFQHHQGWKGSDADGYPGPETWRRLFK; this is encoded by the coding sequence ATGACCGATCCCTGGCTGCCCGGGGCGGAGCGGCATCCGCTCAGAGACACCGCACCCACCGACAAGCAGTACCCGCCTAAGGTGCTCTGGCACATCACCTGGGACAAGAACGCCACAGCCTCCAAGCCCGCCGACCTTGTGCCGTTCAGCAACCTCGTGCGGTACTTCACGGGCGGCGGCTCTTCGGCGGCCCCGCATCTGCTCTGGGACCCTTTCAGCGGCAGGATCGCCCAGTTCTATCCGGCGACCAGCCGCTCCAAGTCGGTAGTCGACCTGGCCGGTGGCACCCGCACCAACCGGGCCGGAAAGGTCGTCATCCAGGTGGAGACCCTGTTCTTTCCACACTGCCGTGTCGGCGGCAAGACATACGCCACAGTCGCTGACACCCCGTGCAAGGGCCTGGATAAGATCCTTGCGTGGACCGGTGGCTGGGGCGTGCCGGACACCTGGCCCATGGGCAAGCCGACCTGGAAGGCCAACCGCAGCGAGCGCGTGTGGGAGACCAAGGGAGGCCACTACGGCCATGGCCAGGCCCCCGAGAACGGTCACACGGACCCCGGCCCGATGCCGAACTGGCCGAGCAAGAGCCCTCAGGCGCCGAAGCCCAAACCGAAACCGACACCGCACCCATTTCCTGGCGCGTCTGCCTTCGGACCGGGGAAGAGCAACGCCCACATCCTGTTGCTCGGCCAGCAGCTCGTAAGGAAGGGGTTCGGGTCCCACTACAAGGTCGGGCCGTCGAAGGACTGGGGCGAGGCCGACCGTCTCAACGTCGCGGCCTTCCAGCACCACCAGGGCTGGAAGGGATCGGACGCTGACGGCTACCCCGGTCCTGAGACGTGGCGCCGGCTGTTCAAGTAA
- a CDS encoding PD-(D/E)XK nuclease family protein has protein sequence MSVATIVDGAAPSIWDAAHDVDARRPRSLQTQLGASDTVCGRRAAYILHGVTPTDNADKRAAILGTFIHYGLLESARTEYGWLVERSVQDGLIRGHVDVVQLDAATAARLPARHRPAIPADVLTVEDVKTKSTYMWDRVLRYGATAAELRQVYLYAGALHECGFENVPGQRYLSRLGPLDIGRIRFRFINRDSGAEHIQEIEFDPQRAAEAQWWVERVRETSDPEAMPRDFNGPGLDAICDYCPFRSLCWPGTAPGVPEQTALIHNDDDREQALIEYVKGHELASEGNRVKNFARKKLDRSPAGVYGPNKLSWRGGNDEEKDDVEAMVDLHEIAGISVPMRPDADRMVKNLKAAGLPVPRRKTGKKTAPVINVAPA, from the coding sequence ATGTCCGTAGCCACCATCGTTGACGGCGCCGCACCGTCCATCTGGGACGCCGCCCATGACGTCGACGCCCGCCGTCCCCGCTCCCTACAGACGCAGCTCGGCGCATCCGACACGGTGTGCGGCCGACGCGCCGCCTACATCCTGCATGGCGTCACTCCGACCGACAACGCCGACAAGCGCGCCGCGATCCTCGGCACGTTCATCCACTACGGGCTGCTGGAGTCGGCGCGTACGGAGTACGGCTGGCTGGTGGAGCGCAGCGTCCAGGACGGTCTGATCCGGGGGCATGTCGACGTCGTCCAGCTCGACGCGGCTACGGCCGCCCGCCTGCCCGCCCGGCACAGACCGGCGATACCCGCCGACGTGCTCACCGTGGAGGACGTGAAGACGAAGTCCACGTACATGTGGGACCGCGTCCTCCGATACGGTGCTACGGCCGCCGAGCTGCGCCAGGTCTACCTGTACGCGGGCGCGCTGCACGAGTGCGGGTTCGAGAACGTGCCCGGCCAGCGGTACCTGTCCCGCCTGGGGCCACTCGACATCGGCCGCATCCGCTTCCGCTTCATCAACCGTGACAGCGGCGCGGAGCACATCCAAGAGATCGAGTTCGACCCCCAGCGGGCCGCCGAGGCCCAGTGGTGGGTGGAGCGCGTGCGCGAGACCAGCGATCCCGAAGCGATGCCGCGCGACTTCAATGGGCCCGGCCTGGACGCCATCTGCGACTACTGCCCCTTCCGTTCCCTGTGCTGGCCGGGTACTGCGCCGGGTGTACCGGAGCAGACGGCCCTCATTCACAACGACGACGACCGCGAGCAGGCGCTCATCGAGTACGTGAAGGGCCACGAACTCGCCAGCGAGGGCAACCGCGTCAAAAACTTCGCGCGCAAGAAGCTGGACCGGTCCCCGGCCGGGGTCTACGGGCCCAACAAGCTCTCCTGGCGGGGCGGGAACGATGAGGAGAAGGACGACGTGGAGGCGATGGTCGACCTCCACGAGATCGCGGGCATCTCGGTGCCCATGAGGCCGGACGCGGATCGCATGGTCAAGAACCTCAAGGCGGCGGGGCTGCCCGTGCCGCGGCGGAAGACCGGGAAGAAGACGGCCCCGGTCATCAACGTCGCGCCGGCCTGA
- a CDS encoding DUF6065 family protein — protein MDELGDWESLPDVGDHSLSAYRLQRGPDMQLEPAGHARAWMDETFKRNANRCLPLLIANQAGWWLRNSQEFSVIWRGGQSPADLKITYEDASLPAPAESIFGHGIVSFRIPYFFRTSPGWNLLVRGPANFPKDGVSPLEGLIETDWTPASFLMSWQVTRSDARISFAADDPICMVVPQRRHQLESFRPTQSSLDHMPDDIEYQEWRRSRDEFRKRAQIPGTPEYGARWTRDYMIGRHPDGSLFGEHQRRLRLRNFETENRD, from the coding sequence ATGGATGAATTGGGCGACTGGGAATCTTTGCCGGATGTAGGCGATCACTCCCTTTCTGCATATCGACTCCAGCGAGGCCCAGATATGCAGCTGGAGCCCGCTGGTCACGCGCGCGCCTGGATGGATGAGACATTCAAGCGAAACGCGAACCGATGTCTCCCGCTGCTGATAGCGAATCAGGCTGGATGGTGGCTCCGTAACAGCCAGGAATTTTCGGTCATTTGGCGCGGTGGGCAGTCACCCGCAGATCTGAAAATTACCTACGAGGATGCCAGCCTTCCCGCGCCGGCGGAGAGCATATTCGGACATGGAATCGTATCCTTCAGGATTCCATATTTCTTCAGGACTTCCCCGGGGTGGAACCTCCTGGTGCGAGGCCCCGCGAACTTTCCTAAAGACGGTGTTAGTCCTCTTGAAGGGCTGATCGAGACCGACTGGACACCAGCCTCGTTCCTCATGAGTTGGCAGGTGACGCGCTCCGATGCGCGAATCTCTTTCGCGGCTGATGATCCCATTTGCATGGTCGTTCCTCAGCGCCGTCATCAATTGGAATCGTTCCGCCCGACACAGTCCTCTCTGGATCACATGCCGGATGATATTGAATATCAGGAGTGGCGGCGATCTCGGGATGAATTTCGCAAACGGGCCCAGATTCCAGGGACCCCCGAGTACGGCGCCCGGTGGACCCGGGACTACATGATCGGTAGGCACCCGGACGGCTCTCTCTTCGGGGAGCATCAAAGGCGCCTCCGCCTTCGTAATTTCGAGACCGAAAACCGGGACTAG
- a CDS encoding MFS transporter — MAAGKYSLLPMKHEAFKNVAAGRFISFLGNGIAPVALAFAVLDLTGSAAQLGALVAVRALTSTIVMLYGGVLADRMPRALLMQGSSLAAGCVQAVVGLALIYSFCSMPLLFVLASLSGALSALAMPSSMAVVPQTVPKDLLPQANALLRLSTNLALVIGSSIGGILVAAWGSGWGLIVDAATYVFAAYLFSRVKTTGQVKLPKRGKLLSDMREGWSEFVSHTWLWIVVLQATVWQAVWAGSIQVLGPVIALHDIGKAAWGLVLASYTAGTIAGGLVALRWRPQRGVATGVAMTAVSAILPLALAFSARPVLLMAAGFLAGLSMEQVMVASGAAVQSTIAPDRLARVASFQIIGSSAAIPVGQALAGPLADNIGTRDLLVVGGLVIVLAATLSVSSRSVREVGVSTNSPKALPATENQSASEKTS; from the coding sequence GTGGCCGCCGGCAAATACTCTCTCCTGCCGATGAAGCACGAGGCTTTCAAGAACGTCGCTGCGGGCCGCTTCATCAGCTTCCTGGGAAACGGGATTGCCCCGGTCGCCCTCGCGTTCGCGGTTCTGGACCTTACCGGCTCAGCAGCCCAGCTTGGTGCTTTGGTCGCCGTGCGTGCCCTAACCAGCACCATCGTCATGCTCTATGGCGGTGTACTGGCGGACAGGATGCCACGCGCTCTCCTTATGCAAGGGTCGTCACTAGCGGCTGGGTGTGTCCAGGCTGTTGTGGGCCTCGCGCTCATCTATAGCTTCTGCTCAATGCCGCTGCTCTTTGTCCTCGCGTCCCTGAGCGGAGCACTTTCGGCACTGGCAATGCCGAGCAGTATGGCGGTCGTCCCCCAGACTGTGCCGAAGGATTTGCTGCCACAGGCCAATGCTTTGCTCCGCCTGTCGACGAACCTTGCCCTCGTTATCGGATCGTCTATCGGCGGAATTCTCGTGGCGGCCTGGGGTTCCGGCTGGGGACTGATCGTGGATGCTGCGACCTACGTGTTCGCCGCCTACCTGTTCAGTCGCGTGAAGACGACGGGGCAGGTCAAGCTGCCCAAGCGGGGGAAGCTGCTGTCGGACATGCGGGAAGGGTGGTCCGAGTTCGTCTCGCACACCTGGTTGTGGATCGTCGTTCTGCAAGCCACTGTCTGGCAGGCCGTGTGGGCGGGATCGATCCAGGTCCTCGGGCCCGTTATCGCCTTGCATGACATCGGTAAGGCGGCTTGGGGGCTTGTGCTCGCTTCCTACACCGCCGGCACCATCGCAGGCGGCCTGGTCGCCCTGCGCTGGAGGCCTCAGCGGGGGGTGGCAACGGGCGTTGCAATGACGGCGGTCAGCGCGATCCTTCCACTTGCACTCGCATTCAGCGCTCGCCCGGTGCTTCTCATGGCCGCAGGTTTCCTAGCGGGCCTCTCGATGGAGCAGGTCATGGTTGCCTCTGGGGCGGCTGTCCAAAGCACGATCGCTCCGGATCGGCTGGCACGTGTGGCCTCGTTCCAAATCATCGGATCCTCTGCCGCCATCCCGGTAGGGCAGGCACTCGCCGGGCCTCTAGCGGACAACATTGGGACGCGAGACCTTCTCGTCGTGGGTGGGCTAGTGATTGTCCTCGCGGCGACCCTCTCGGTCTCCAGCCGGAGTGTGCGGGAAGTGGGCGTTTCTACCAACAGCCCGAAAGCACTTCCCGCCACCGAAAACCAGTCAGCTTCGGAGAAGACATCATGA
- a CDS encoding helix-turn-helix domain-containing protein translates to MSIQLMIAAAYLPPDVLSQSQKLALMKIADSADDETRLARPGLTRLAAWVGVTDKRAITIVTELIAKGLVERVEIGKAGRSAVYRVFPLGVPPTPSTPDLKAAAEARRAAPKNPRKARSGVVRSTPAKPAMTYQDVEAREAERQQKAEKPQVKAGFHAGNPGEGAGFHEGNPEESEDRVPPVEPDEFHGGNPLGSTGETPSFPGPSSVLPFPPTPTADAVGEPVSAPTDTPSPDPGTPPQKGCARHRGRPAASCRGCGTNPRAERQREREEAKAAERQAHGHFWNEWHEDAASRRQQVEERTESLEAARKAARQAVLESKARRQQKT, encoded by the coding sequence GTGTCCATCCAACTGATGATCGCGGCGGCGTATCTGCCGCCCGATGTGCTCAGCCAGAGCCAGAAACTCGCCCTCATGAAGATCGCGGACAGCGCCGACGATGAGACGCGTCTCGCGCGGCCCGGCCTTACCCGTCTCGCGGCCTGGGTCGGTGTGACCGACAAGCGCGCCATCACCATCGTCACGGAGCTGATAGCCAAGGGCCTCGTCGAACGCGTCGAGATCGGCAAGGCGGGCCGTTCTGCGGTCTACCGTGTCTTCCCGCTCGGCGTACCGCCGACGCCCAGCACTCCGGACCTCAAGGCGGCTGCGGAAGCCCGCAGGGCCGCTCCCAAGAACCCCCGCAAGGCCCGTTCCGGAGTCGTGCGTTCGACACCGGCCAAGCCCGCGATGACGTATCAGGACGTCGAGGCCCGCGAGGCCGAACGGCAGCAGAAGGCGGAAAAGCCCCAGGTGAAAGCAGGGTTCCACGCGGGGAACCCTGGGGAGGGTGCAGGGTTCCACGAGGGGAACCCGGAGGAGTCAGAAGACCGGGTTCCACCGGTGGAACCCGATGAGTTTCACGGGGGGAACCCACTGGGTTCCACCGGTGAAACCCCTTCCTTTCCTGGTCCTTCCTCTGTTCTTCCTTTCCCCCCTACCCCCACGGCTGACGCCGTAGGGGAGCCTGTGTCCGCCCCGACGGACACCCCGTCGCCCGACCCCGGGACTCCGCCGCAGAAGGGCTGTGCGCGCCACCGGGGGCGTCCCGCTGCCTCCTGTCGTGGATGCGGCACCAACCCGCGCGCAGAGCGCCAGAGAGAGCGGGAGGAGGCCAAGGCGGCGGAGCGCCAGGCGCACGGGCACTTCTGGAACGAGTGGCACGAGGACGCTGCCAGTCGCCGTCAACAGGTCGAGGAGCGGACCGAGTCGCTGGAGGCCGCCCGCAAGGCCGCGCGTCAGGCGGTGCTCGAATCGAAGGCCCGTAGGCAGCAAAAAACTTAG
- a CDS encoding GNAT family N-acetyltransferase — MSSTSGQVDLVPMTPQDYESYVPYVLADYASRTSGAGVVSRADSEARAHREFTRLLPQGLDTPDNTLCVITVDGEERPVGRLWYALRGAGEQRYAMILNVEVDAEYRGQGYGRSVMRACAQSARAEGALSLRINLLGEDIHNKKLYESLGMTEMSVLMNWDIGKE, encoded by the coding sequence ATGAGCAGCACCAGTGGACAGGTCGATCTGGTCCCAATGACGCCTCAGGACTACGAGTCCTACGTCCCGTACGTCCTCGCGGACTACGCGTCCCGCACGTCTGGGGCAGGGGTGGTTTCGCGCGCGGACTCGGAAGCCCGCGCCCACCGAGAATTCACCAGGTTGCTCCCTCAAGGCCTCGACACCCCAGACAACACTCTCTGTGTGATCACCGTGGATGGAGAGGAACGACCTGTGGGGCGGCTCTGGTACGCGCTCAGAGGCGCAGGTGAGCAGCGCTACGCCATGATTCTCAATGTTGAGGTGGACGCCGAGTACCGCGGGCAGGGGTACGGAAGGTCCGTTATGCGGGCGTGCGCACAATCCGCCCGCGCGGAGGGAGCTCTCAGTCTGCGGATCAACCTGCTGGGGGAGGACATCCACAACAAGAAGCTCTATGAGAGCCTCGGGATGACCGAAATGAGTGTCCTGATGAACTGGGACATAGGCAAGGAGTAG
- a CDS encoding phage distal tail protein, producing the protein MATITKDGQYDFAGVLLGPGTPYVVSEVTGLGAPELRTQDVDLATDDGAFPGVDYFKPREVTLEVGIRTPDDPSAAVDDLAVLNAAIAMPSIRRDAGDLAVLRVRWPGRGGIRRLYGRARRLETATMSQAKFGWIPLTLSFTATDPVWHDEPEQQLSLPLSIASTTLGFKAPLKAPITTGVVDPQLRSGWVANAGDSPAWPTLTIKGPVSNPVIHLAGSTRRDIELNLTVRTGEVLQIETRPGTRWVLLDGANASNALTRSSRLDLFRIPPGACEISWSASDYTNASRLTVAWRDAYTAL; encoded by the coding sequence ATGGCCACGATCACGAAGGACGGCCAGTACGACTTCGCCGGGGTTCTCCTCGGCCCCGGGACGCCCTATGTGGTGTCAGAAGTGACCGGGCTGGGAGCGCCGGAGCTGCGCACGCAGGACGTCGACCTGGCGACGGACGACGGGGCGTTTCCGGGGGTGGACTACTTCAAGCCCAGGGAAGTGACGCTGGAGGTCGGGATACGCACGCCGGATGACCCTTCGGCGGCCGTTGACGACCTGGCGGTGCTGAACGCGGCGATTGCCATGCCTTCGATCCGGCGAGACGCCGGGGATCTTGCCGTTCTGCGTGTCCGCTGGCCAGGCCGCGGCGGTATCCGCCGCCTTTACGGGCGGGCGCGCCGGCTGGAGACGGCGACGATGTCGCAGGCCAAGTTCGGCTGGATTCCGCTGACCTTGTCCTTCACCGCGACGGACCCGGTGTGGCACGACGAGCCAGAGCAGCAGCTCAGTCTGCCGCTGTCGATTGCTTCAACCACGCTCGGGTTCAAGGCGCCGCTGAAGGCCCCGATCACTACGGGTGTGGTGGACCCGCAGCTGCGCTCCGGGTGGGTGGCGAACGCCGGCGACTCCCCGGCCTGGCCCACTCTGACGATCAAAGGCCCCGTGTCGAATCCGGTGATCCACCTGGCGGGATCCACGCGGCGGGACATCGAGCTGAACCTCACGGTCCGCACAGGGGAAGTCCTCCAGATCGAGACCCGGCCCGGAACCCGATGGGTGCTCCTGGACGGCGCCAACGCCTCCAACGCCCTGACCCGTTCCTCCCGCCTGGATCTCTTTCGTATCCCACCGGGGGCCTGCGAGATCAGCTGGTCCGCGTCCGACTACACCAACGCAAGCCGCCTGACCGTCGCGTGGCGCGACGCCTACACCGCCCTGTAA
- a CDS encoding SagB/ThcOx family dehydrogenase: MIFNVTGLVPGVYRYDAIRHGLIPVGEEVSRAEIQRVIHDQTIAAGAAFCVFTTAVASRMAWKYPHPRAYKILLHNVGHLSQVFSMTAAALGLGASLTGAFRDDDVEKICRLDQADEFPTFFMACGAPLVQGDGMPHRYVAPGRSSKQ, translated from the coding sequence GTGATATTCAACGTGACGGGACTGGTGCCTGGCGTCTATCGCTACGACGCCATCCGTCACGGTCTGATTCCTGTAGGTGAAGAGGTATCTCGCGCCGAGATTCAGCGGGTGATCCACGACCAGACCATTGCTGCGGGTGCTGCCTTCTGCGTCTTTACCACAGCGGTCGCCTCACGGATGGCTTGGAAGTATCCACACCCGAGGGCCTACAAGATACTTCTGCACAACGTCGGCCACCTGTCGCAGGTCTTCTCCATGACTGCGGCGGCACTCGGCCTCGGGGCATCTTTGACCGGGGCGTTCCGCGACGACGACGTCGAGAAAATCTGCCGTCTTGACCAGGCCGACGAGTTCCCGACGTTCTTCATGGCCTGCGGTGCACCGCTCGTCCAGGGTGACGGAATGCCGCACCGCTACGTTGCGCCCGGCCGTTCCTCCAAGCAGTAG